ACATCTTCTTTCTTTGTCCCTACTTGAGTAGTAAATCCCAATACATCTGACATTAACTCAATAAATGCATAAAAAACATTCTCTGCACTCCTCCCTATTTCCATCATTGCTCCACTTAACCCACTCCCGTCTCCTCCTGCTGCTCCTTCTCCCTTTACTCCTCCACTATTACATCCCATCATCACCACCATCACCATCACCATCATTACTTCTCTTATTCTTATCCCCTTTAATCCTCTTTTACTTCCCTTCTCTCTTCCCTTCTCTCTTCCCTTCTCTCTATACTCGCTTATACACTCTTCTATATTTCCTATTCCTTTCTTCTCTTTCATTCCTTTCCTTCGCCTCCTTGTTTTTTTATATTTTTAGCTTTGCTAGCTTTTCTTTAAAACTTAGTAATAAACAAAAACAAAATGGATACAACCATGAATTAACGAATAATAACTAACAAATGTTAGCAAATAAAATATTATCTTCTCCACACAATAAAATAAAAGATACTAATTATGTAAGATATTGGTTTTTTAAAAGTTTTAATGTATCTTTATGCCATACTAAATTAATATATATTAATATATATAATATATATAATTGGACACCATTAAATAGCTTAAATAACTAAAATATCTCATATAAGTTAAAGCTTACTTTTTATAATTCATTATACTTATATTTTTTACACAATCTTGCAATTATACAAATCTGTACAATTTTATACAATCAACCGAACATTTTTAATTAGAAATATTAGATAATGACTAATAAACGACAACTAAAACTACATCTTTATTTGACATAATAAAAACAAAAGATACCAAGAACTTAACCCTTAGTATCTTTGCTTTATAACTTTATCTATCTTATTTTACTATTTAGTCATATAATTTTATTAAACTTATTAAATTACTAATTTTTAGCACCAGAAGCATCCTTATCAGACACCACAGGAGTAGCATTAGCATTAATTTTCATTGCTTCTTTTACCTCTTTAAGTCCTGAATCTATTGTACTTCTTATTGCTATTGTGAGTGTATCCAATACTTTAGTTACTGCACTTATTGCTGCTCCTTTAATTGTAGAAGCAATAACTCCTCCTGCATCAGAATTATTAGCATTAGCAAACTTACCACCCTTTGCAATCGCTCGCAATGCTATACCTCCTGCAACTTCTGCATCTTTAGGTGCAGCAACACCATCAACATTAGCTGCATTATTAGAAGAATTTTTAGCTAACTTAGCAGCAGCACCATTGTCCTTAATCATGGCTTGCAATATATCAGCACCGGTTACCGCTCCTACTGCTTTAGAGGCGTCTGCTGCTAATTTTTTTGTATTATCTTCATTGCCACCAGAATTATCAGAAGCAAATAATTTAATGGCCCCACTATTATTTCTTATAGCAAGATCCTCAGCTTTGTTATTATCTCCCGCCTCAGCATTGCCTTTACCTTTAAGCACTACATCTACAATATCTTTAATTCCCTTTACTAGTTTATCAACATCCCCAGCACCTCCATTATTCTGAGCAGCACCAGCAGTAGCAACATTAGCAATGAATTCACCAGCATTACCAATAGCCTCTTTAGCAGTCTTTGCTCCGTTAATTATCTTATCAAGTGTGTCACTAACTAACTTCTTTACTGAAGTCTCAGTAGCCGCAAAATTAGGATTTCCCCCTGTCTTCATATCAACAACAATTTGTTCAAGTGCTGTTTTAGTTCCTTCTACAGTCTCCTGGACTTTCTTAAAATATTTCCCCACATCTGACTTCTTAGTCTCAGTACTAAACCCCAATACACTCCCCACCATATCCCCAAATGAAGTGAAAACATTCAAAAACTCATTACTTACATTAACTAATGACTGCAAAAATTTATTCTTCCCTTGCTCTGCTTTTAATACTCCACTATTACATCCCATCACCACCATCATCACTTTTACCATTTTTACCCTTTTTACTTCCTTCTTACCTTTTATTTCATTTTTTATCATACTTTTTTCGATTCCTACTTTTTATATCTGTTTAGCTATAAATAAAAAAGAGAGCTAAACATAAGCTAAGCTCTCTTCACCAATTTTTTTATAAAAGAATTTATAATTTATACTCTATCTTCCTTATCATTAAGGCTTAACAACAACATCTTTAGCAGAAGTTGTAAGCTCTTTAATTACATCCGATACAAAAGATTTAGCAGTAGCTAACAACCCATCGATTTCTATATTTAAATCAACAAGTTCTTGTGCGCCTTTAGTTTTAGAACCATTATTCCTATCTATGGCTTCCTTTGCATTAGCACTAGAAACAGCTGCTGAAGCCACACCAAGAGTAGCATTTTCTGACTTCAATTTATTTAAAAATGCCGTACTTTTCTGCTTCGCAGAAGTAACTTTATCCTTCATCCCAACAAATTTTTCAGCTTTACCCTCCAATGTTGCCAATTTAGACTCCGCATCAGACATTATTTGATATGCCCCTGCAAGCAATGTTCCATTTAAATTATCATTATCATCTTGAAGACCACCTGCTTGAATTTTCTTTTTAATAGCTTTAGCCA
Above is a genomic segment from Borrelia hispanica CRI containing:
- a CDS encoding Vsp/OspC family lipoprotein, whose product is MKEKKEIGNIEECISEYREKGREKGREKGSKRGLKGIRIREVMMVMVMVVMMGCNSGGVSGEGTGEEGKARKGDGSVIDLKVVSKKIGEAVVFVEDVKEVHTLVKSIDELAKAIKKKIQAGGLQDDNDNLNGTLLAGAYQIMSDAESKLATLEGKAEKFVGMKDKVTSAKQKSTAFLNKLKSENATLGVASAAVSSANAKEAIDRNNGSKTKGAQELVDLNIEIDGLLATAKSFVSDVIKELTTSAKDVVVKP
- a CDS encoding variable large family protein, with the translated sequence MIKNEIKGKKEVKRVKMVKVMMVVMGCNSGVLKAEQGKNKFLQSLVNVSNEFLNVFTSFGDMVGSVLGFSTETKKSDVGKYFKKVQETVEGTKTALEQIVVDMKTGGNPNFAATETSVKKLVSDTLDKIINGAKTAKEAIGNAGEFIANVATAGAAQNNGGAGDVDKLVKGIKDIVDVVLKGKGNAEAGDNNKAEDLAIRNNSGAIKLFASDNSGGNEDNTKKLAADASKAVGAVTGADILQAMIKDNGAAAKLAKNSSNNAANVDGVAAPKDAEVAGGIALRAIAKGGKFANANNSDAGGVIASTIKGAAISAVTKVLDTLTIAIRSTIDSGLKEVKEAMKINANATPVVSDKDASGAKN